The Erigeron canadensis isolate Cc75 chromosome 4, C_canadensis_v1, whole genome shotgun sequence genome window below encodes:
- the LOC122596121 gene encoding zinc finger protein ZOP1, translating to MTEYWVSQAKKWCDLCKIYISSNPSSIKNHELGQKHKDNVTKRLSNMREEKLAKDKKEKETTRVLLQIEEKASRSYQKDVSTFQKTRDSNANGEGIGSTSGEWEHDTASGYYYNKSNGCYHDPNSGFYYTDALGKWVTQEEAFAAAAKVPSGLIQKKPIFATASLTSKGQADSTTKKSAVNPTRSVNKPSSIAINKRKRQDTKPKAVSDEEAAALKAREAARKRVEEREKSSLGLYKH from the exons ATGACTGAG TATTGGGTTAGTCAGGCTAAAAAGTGGTGTGACTTGTGCAAAATCTACATATCGAGTAATCCTTCCAGTATCAAGAACCATGAGCTTGGCCAAAAGCACAAAGATAATGTTACCAAGAGACTCTCTAACATGAGAGAAGAAAAACTTGCCAAAgataaaaaggaaaaggaaacaACCCGTGTTTTATTACAAATTGAAGAG AAAGCAAGTCGTAGTTATCAGAAGGACGTATCAACTTTTCAGAAGACTAGGGATTCCAATGCAAATGGGGAAGGGATAGGCTCTACATCAGGAG AATGGGAGCATGACACCGCGTCAGGTTATTACTATAATAAGAGTAACGGTTGTTACCATGATCCAAACTCTGGATTCTACTACACTGATGCATTAG GTAAGTGGGTGACACAGGAAGAGGCGTTTGCTGCTGCAGCCAAAGTTCCTTCTGGGCTAATACAAAAGAAACCCATTTTTGCTACAGCGTCTTTGACTTCAAAAGGTCAAGCTGACTCTACGACTAAAAAGTCAGCTGTAAATCCCACACGATCTGTTAACAAGCCATCAtctattgctataaacaaaagaaaacgaCAAGATACCAAGCCAAAGGCTGTGTCTGATGAGGAAGCAGCTGCACTCAAGGCAAGGGAGGCGGCAAGAAAGAGAGTCGAGGAGCGAGAGAAATCTTCACTGGGTCTTTATAAGCACTGA
- the LOC122596090 gene encoding protein ALP1-like, whose amino-acid sequence MDQSFLIMLSNLLHLQNQLDPTTTTTTTTTSPSSLLTTTTSAAPLLFFTIASVLSYISTRRKPPSSPPLSPSTTSQFSVSAFRALSTERIWAMEAPLRDAQWRSLYGLSYPVFTTVVDKLKPFIALSNLSLPSDYAVAMVLSRLSLGLSAKTVAKRYALEPYLVSKITNMVTRLLATKLYPEFIKIPAGRRRLQETTASFAEITSLPNICGAIDNTHVRLHSLPDHLLNPSVYVNQFGYNSVELQVVADHKKIFWDVCVKAPGAFDDASHFRESLLYNRLISGDIVWEKVVNVKGHAVRPFIVGDWCYPLLSFLLTPFSGNRTGNPAQNTFDEGLMKGRKVVMDAIGLLKGRWRILQDMNVGLNHAPQTIVACCVLHNLCQIAREPEPELWKEPEENGAVPRLLESEKSYYYFGESLRQVLADDLYQRLSSR is encoded by the coding sequence ATGGACCAATCATTCTTAATCATGCTTTCCAACCTTCTCCACCTCCAAAATCAGCTAGACCcaaccaccacaaccaccaccaccaccacctcacCATCCTCTCTCctaaccaccaccacctccgccgcCCCTCTCTTATTCTTCACAATCGCCTCCGTCTTATCCTACATTTCCACTCGCCGGAAACCACCATCATCTCCCCCTCTTTCTCCCTCCACCACTTCCCAGTTCTCCGTTTCCGCTTTTCGCGCTTTGTCCACTGAACGCATCTGGGCCATGGAAGCCCCTCTCCGTGACGCCCAATGGCGGTCCCTTTACGGCCTTTCGTACCCGGTCTTCACCACCGTTGTCGATAAACTTAAACCGTTTATCGCCTTATCGAATTTGTCGTTACCGTCCGACTATGCAGTCGCTATGGTTTTGTCGCGCCTTTCGTTAGGTCTGTCTGCGAAAACCGTTGCTAAAAGGTATGCCTTGGAGCCTTACCTTGTTTCTAAAATAACTAATATGGTTACTAGGTTGTTAGCTACTAAGTTGTATCCTGAGTTTATTAAGATTCCTGCTGGACGTCGTCGTCTGCAGGAGACTACGGCGTCTTTTGCAGAGATTACGTCTTTGCCTAATATATGTGGGGCCATTGATAATACTCATGTTAGGTTGCATAGCTTGCCTGATCATTTGTTGAATCCTAGTGTTTATGTGAATCAGTTTGGGTATAACTCGGTGGAGTTACAAGTAGTGGCGGATCATAAGAAGATATTTTGGGATGTTTGTGTGAAAGCACCGGGTGCGTTTGATGATGCTAGTCATTTTAGGGAAAGTTTGTTGTATAATAGGTTGATTTCCGGGGATATTGTATGGGAAAAAGTTGTCAATGTGAAAGGGCATGCGGTTAGGCCGTTTATTGTTGGAGATTGGTGCTATCCGTTGTTGTCGTTTTTGTTGACGCCTTTTTCGGGGAACAGGACGGGGAATCCTGCGCAGAATACGTTTGATGAAGGGTTGATGAAAGGACGGAAAGTAGTTATGGACGCGATTGGGTTGTTGAAAGGAAGGTGGAGGATATTGCAGGATATGAATGTGGGATTGAATCACGCACCACAGACGATTGTGGCTTGTTGTGTGTTGCATAATTTGTGTCAGATTGCTAGGGAGCCGGAACCCGAGCTGTGGAAGGAGCCGGAGGAGAATGGGGCGGTTCCAAGGTTATTGGAGAGTGAGaagtcttattattattttggtgAAAGTTTGAGACAGGTGTTGGCTGATGATCTCTATCAAAGACTTTCTTCAAGATGA
- the LOC122598249 gene encoding pentatricopeptide repeat-containing protein At5g39710 has protein sequence MNLLKPYRKSLKFSTLTTLPPPDLHLIGKATAILKRHHLHNLNPLSSQFTPQSASYLLQQSQFDKPLVTSFINWARNRHFFDIRCKCISIHILTRFKLYKDAQIVAEDVALNTPDDKDGILVFGLVKDTYSGCHSSSAVIDLLIKSYSSLKLVKRGLNTIHLAQSHGFMPGVLSYNSVLDAIIRLNEPMKLAEKMYFDMIKCGVSPNVFTFNILMRGFFGVGDLKKGLGFFDEMQKNGCLPNVVTYNTLIDAYCKSRRLDDAFKVFKTMSVKALEPNVITYNVILNGLGREGRMKETSEILEDMKRKRIVPDEVTYNTLVNGYCKEGNFHQALVLHDEMTSNGLSPNVITYTSLINSMCKARNLNRAMELLNQMRVRKLFPNARTYTTLIDGFSQQGFMDEAYKLLDEMKKNGFSPSIVTYNALIHGHFVDGDIDNALVVFDQISEAGLAPDVVSYSTIVTGFCRNQDLDKAFEVKRQMVKKGVFPDAVTYSSLIKGLCDQRNLTEACDVFQEMLRIGLLPDECTYTALINAYCVEGDTKSALDLHDEMLNKGLLPDVVTYSVLINGLSKQARTHEAKQILFKLYYDNAVPDDVTYNTLIENCSNMEMKSVVALIKGFCMKGLMNEADKVFDKMLQRRQAPTEAVYNVMIHGHCKGGNLRKSFNFYKKMLNHGFIPHTATIIALVKELIRGEMTAESSEVIENVLRSCKLTDAELAKALVEINHKQGNMDAVFKILSEMAKDGLLPNSGRTAYAQ, from the coding sequence ATGAACCTCCTTAAACCCTACCGGAAAAGTCTTAAATTCTCCACACTCACCACCTTACCACCACCGGATCTCCACCTCATCGGAAAAGCCACCGCAATTTTAAAACGCCACCACTTACACAACCTAAACCCCTTATCTTCCCAATTTACACCTCAATCAGCTTCTTATTTACTCCAACAATCCCAATTTGATAAACCCCTTGTTACATCTTTCATCAATTGGGCTCGAAACCGACATTTCTTCGATATCCGATGCAAATGCATATCAATTCATATCCTCACAAGGTTCAAACTTTACAAAGATGCTCAAATTGTTGCAGAAGATGTAGCACTCAACACCCCAGATGATAAAGATGGAATCTTGGTTTTCGGGTTAGTTAAAGATACGTATTCGGGTTGTCATTCGAGCTCTGCGGTTATTGATTTGTTGATAAAGTCTTATTCTAGTTTGAAGTTAGTTAAAAGGGGTTTAAATACTATTCATTTAGCTCAGTCTCATGGTTTTATGCCTGGTGTATTGTCGTATAATTCAGTTCTTGATGCGATAATTAGGTTGAATGAACCAATGAAATTAGCCGAGAAAATGTATTTTGATATGATTAAATGTGGGGTTTCTCCGAATGTgtttacttttaatattttgatgCGTGGATTTTTCGGGGTTGGGGATTTGAAAAAGGGGTTGGGATTTTTTGATGAGATGCAGAAAAATGGTTGCTTGCCGAATGTTGTTACTTATAATACGTTAATAGATGCTTATTGTAAGTCGAGGAGGCTTGATGATGCGTTTAAAGTGTTTAAGACGATGAGTGTGAAGGCTTTGGAGCCGAATGTGATTACTTATAATGTTATACTTAATGGGTTGGGTCGAGAAGGGAGGATgaaagaaacgagtgagattcTTGAAGATATGAAACGTAAGAGAATAGTTCCAGATGAGGTGACTTATAATACGCTTGTGAATGGGTATTGTAAAGAAGGGAACTTTCATCAAGCGCTTGTTTTGCACGATGAAATGACGAGTAATGGGTTGTCTCCAAATGTTATTACTTATACTTCTTTGATTAATAGCATGTGTAAAGCTCGGAATTTAAACCGGGCGATGGAATTATTAAATCAGATGCGTGTAAGAAAGTTGTTTCCAAATGCTAGAACGTATACGACGTTGATTGATGGATTTTCACAACAGGGATTCATGGATGAAGCTTATAAGTTGTtggatgaaatgaaaaagaacGGTTTTTCTCCATCTATTGTGACTTATAATGCTTTGATTCATGGACACTTTGTAGACGGAGATATAGACAATGCTTTGGTAGTCTTTGATCAAATTAGTGAAGCTGGGTTAGCTCCAGATGTTGTCAGTTATAGTACTATCGTCACTGGTTTTTGTAGAAATCAAGATCTAGATAAGGCCTTTGAAGTGAAACGCCAAATGGTCAAAAAAGGCGTTTTCCCTGATGCTGTTACATATTCATCACTGATTAAAGGTCTTTGTGATCAAAGGAACCTGACCGAAGCTTGTGATGTTTTCCAAGAAATGTTAAGAATAGGTTTACTGCCTGATGAATGCACATACACGGCATTGATAAATGCTTATTGTGTAGAAGGAGATACAAAAAGTGCATTAGATTTGCATGACGAAATGCTGAATAAAGGCTTGCTCCCTGATGTTGTCACATACAGTGTATTGATTAATGGGCTTAGCAAACAAGCACGAACCCATGAAGCAAAGCAGATTCTTTTCAAGTTGTATTATGACAATGCGGTTCCAGATGACGTCACTTATAATACGTTAATAGAGAACTGTAGCAACATGGAAATGAAAAGTGTGGTAGCTCTTATAAAAGGCTTCTGTATGAAAGGTTTAATGAACGAAGCAGATAAAGTTTTTGATAAAATGCTTCAACGAAGGCAAGCTCCTACCGAAGCTGTTTATAATGTTATGATTCATGGCCATTGTAAAGGTGGGAACTTGAGgaaatcttttaacttttataaaaagatgTTAAATCATGGATTTATTCCTCACACGGCAACAATTATTGCTCTAGTAAAAGAACTTATAAGAGGTGAAATGACCGCAGAGTCGAGTGAAGTCATAGAAAATGTATTAAGAAGTTGTAAGCTTACTGATGCTGAGCTTGCAAAAGCTCTTGTTGAGATAAACCATAAACAGGGAAACATGGATGCAGTGTTCAAGATTCTTTCGGAAATGGCTAAGGATGGGCTTCTTCCAAATAGTGGGAGAACTGCTTACGCTCAATGA
- the LOC122598397 gene encoding pentatricopeptide repeat-containing protein At2g15820, chloroplastic, which yields MHHLTITLDQNLASPFIIFPIYSLHKHYKDPPMRTALSLFRTLTTAVPHYRRRRLLTPIFSPQNPIRISLFCSQSSVSNFVEHLVSQDESLDFDNDNESFKFEPCFGSNLDDSKNLNSPALDVKELDELPEQWRRSKLAWLCKELPSHKAPTLVRILNAQRKWVNQDDMTYLAVHCMRIRENETGVRVYKWMMQQHWFRFDFALATRLADYMGKERKYLKCREIFDDIINHGLVPTEYTFHVLIVSYLSSSNRGCLDEACAIYNQMIQLGNYSPRLSLHNSLFKAILTAPNDTSKRYVNQAEFIFHQMVTSGFKVHKDIYSGLIWLHSHQDKIDKERIASLRAEMQLSGFEESKDVLVSALRACSKEGDIEEAEEIWKRLLSSTHNIPSQAFVYKMETYARIGEHMRSLEVFKSMQEQLGSVSAGGFHKMIEVLCKAHAAELAESIMKEFIESGKKPLMPSFIDLMDMYFTLGMHNKLEYTFLQSLEKCSPSRTIFNLYLKSLVRTGKLEKAEDILRQMQNLEGVGIDTESCNSILRGYLDSREYLKAKKMYALMNEKKYHIESELIENLERVLRSNEEALKNPSRLKLSKEQREALVGLLLGGLQIESDEKRKSHMLIFKFNENSGVHKVLKRHICNEYNEWLDLSNKQDDQFTTISHSYFGFYADQFWPQGQPVIPKLVHRWLSPRVLAYWYMYGGHKTSSGDILLKIRGSKDGVERIVKTLQKKSLTCKVKQKGRVYWIGLLGSNSAWFWKLVDPYIVMDLKNLLKPGHVSSDLKEESQTVDFDRSDSDYCEDDN from the exons ATGCACCACTTAACAATCACCCTTGATCAAAATCTTGCATCTCCATTCAtcatttttcctatatattCTCTTCATAAACACTACAAAGACCCACCCATGCGCACAGCCTTATCCCTCTTCCGTACACTCACCACCGCCGTCCCCCACTACCGCCGCCGCCGTCTCCTGACCCCCATCTTCTCACCACAAAACCCAATTCGAATTAGCCTTTTTTGCTCCCAATCTTCAGTCAGTAATTTTGTCGAACATTTGGTGAGCCAAGATGAAAGTTTGGattttgataatgataatgagaGTTTTAAGTTTGAACCTTGTTTTGGGTCGAAtcttgatgattcaaagaactTAAATTCGCCTGCTTTAGATGTTAAGGAACTTGATGAGTTGCCTGAACAGTGGAGAAGGTCTAAATTGGCTTGGCTGTGTAAAGAGCTTCCCTCACATAAGGCGCCTACTCTTGTTAGAATATTGAATGCGCAACGAAAATGGGTTAATCAAGATGACATGACTTATCTTGCTGTTCATTGTATGCGAATTCGCGAAAATGAAACTGGAGTTCGG GTTTACAAATGGATGATGCAGCAACATTGGTTTCGGTTTGATTTTGCTCTTGCTACTAGGCTAGCGGATTACATGGGGAAGGAGAGAAAGTATTTAAAATGTAGGGAGATATTTGATGACATAATTAATCATGGTTTAGTCCCTACAGAATATACTTTTCATGTTTTGATAGTTTCCTACCTTAGTTCATCAAACCGTGGTTGTTTAGATGAAGCGTGTGCTATCTACAATCAAATGATTCAATTAGGAAATTATAGTCCCCGACTTAGCCTACATAATTCTCTCTTCAAAGCTATTCTGACTGCACCCAATGACACTTCAAAACGATATGTTAATCAAGCGGAGTTCATATTTCATCAAATGGTAACATCTGGATTCAAGGTTCATAAGGATATTTACAGTGGTCTTATTTGGCTTCATAGCCATCAAGATAAGATAGATAAAGAAAGAATTGCATCATTAAGAGCTGAAATGCAATTATCCGGATTTGAAGAGAGTAAAGATGTGCTTGTGTCTGCTTTGAGAGCTTGCTCAAAAGAAGGGGATATTGAAGAAGCTGAAGAGATATGGAAAAGGCTTCTTAGCTCAACTCACAACATTCCTTCACAAGCTTTTGTATATAAAATGGAAACTTATGCCAGAATTGGAGAACATATGAGATCGTTGGAGGTATTTAAGAGTATGCAGGAACAATTAGGTTCAGTGAGCGCTGGGGGATTTCATAAAATGATTGAAGTATTGTGTAAAGCACATGCTGCAGAACTCGCGGAGTCTATCATGAAAGAATTTATTGAAAGTGGTAAGAAGCCACTAATGCCCTCATTTATTGATTTAATGGACATGTATTTTACACTAGGCATGCATAACAAGCTGGAGTATACCTTTCTCCAGTCCCTGGAGAAATGTTCTCCCAGTCGTACAATCTTCAATTTATATCTGAAATCACTTGTACGTACTGGCAAACTTGAAAAAGCTGAAGATATATTACGCCAAATGCAGAATCTTGAGGGTGTTGGTATTGATACCGAATCTTGCAACAGTATTTTAAGAGGGTATTTAGATAGCAGAGAGTATCTTAAGGCAAAAAAGATGTATGCTTTAATGAATGAGAAAAAGTATCATATTGAGTCTGAActgattgaaaatcttgaacgTGTTTTGAGGTCAAATGAAGAAGCCCTTAAGAACCCCTCACGTTTAAAGCTTAGCAAAGAACAACGAGAAGCTCTTGTGGGGTTACTGTTAGGTGGTTTACAGATTGAATCAGATGAAAAAAGAAAGAGTCATATGCTCATTTTCAAGTTTAATGAGAACTCAGGTGTACATAAGGTTCTGAAGAGGCATATATGCAACGAATATAATGAGTGGTTGGATCTATCTAATAAACAAGATGACCAATTTACTACAATTTCGCACTcttattttggattttatgCAGACCAATTTTGGCCACAAGGTCAGCCAGTTATTCCAAAGTTAGTCCATCGATGGTTATCGCCACGGGTTCTTGCATATTGGTATATGTATGGGGGACATAAAACATCATCAGGGGATATTTTGTTGAAGATTAGGGGAAGTAAAGATGGGGTTGAAAGAATTGTCAAAACATTACAGAAAAAGTCATTGACTTGTAAAGTCAAACAAAAGGGGAGAGTGTATTGGATAGGTTTACTTGGAAGCAACTCGGCGTGGTTTTGGAAACTGGTGGACCCATACATTGTAATGGatttaaaaaatcttttaaagcCAGGGCATGTATCCTCTGATCTGAAGGAAGAGTCCCAAACCGTTGACTTCGATAGAAGTGATTCTGATTATTGTGAGGATGATAATTGA
- the LOC122596237 gene encoding upstream activation factor subunit spp27-like produces MLTDSELLEHLHDVLKTSDLDTTTPASVRHKLEQDLGVDLSDRKSFIRKQIDLYLQSHYNPGNGDVENGSENGSENGEGQAQQQDDDKEEEDDNDTQESNTKDNKTATNKKKKGGGFSKPCALSPQLQKLVGEPQMARTEVVKKLWAYIKEKDLQNPQNKRKILCDEMLHEVFRVKSIDMFQMNKALNKHIWSSDEEYARVKPSKKKKQNERDEEDEPETKAKRQKAKGSGFVAPHPISDELMHFFGTDENELSRAEVVKRIWQYIRQNNLQDPSDKRRIICDDKLRELFKVDTFVGFTVTKLLTAHFIKEEKE; encoded by the exons ATGTTGACAGATTCTGAGCTTTTGGAACATCTTCATGATGTTTTGAAAACATCTGACCTTGATACTACAACTCCAGCCAGTGTTCGCCACAAACTTGAACAAGATTTGGGTGTCGATTTATCTGACAGGAAATCCTTTATTCGTAAACAAATTGATTTGTATTTGCAGTCACATTATAATCCTGGTAATGGGGATGTTGAGAATGGCAGTGAGAATGGCAGTGAGAATGGTGAGGGTCAAGCACAACAACAAGACGACgacaaagaagaagaagatgataatGATACCCAGGAGTCGAATAC TAAGGACAACAAGACAGctacaaataaaaagaaaaagggaggGGGTTTTAGCAAACCATGTGCACTTTCTCCCCAACTTCAAAAGCTTGTTGGAGAGCCGCAAATGGCCCGAACAGAG GTTGTCAAGAAATTATGGGCCTATATCAAAGAGAAAGATTTGCAAAATCCACAGAACAAGCGAAAGATTCTATGTGATGAAATGCTACATGAAGTTTTTCGCGTCAAGTCCATTGATATGTTTCAAATGAATAAAGcacttaacaaacatatatgGTCATCAGATGAAGAATACG CTAGGGTCAAGCCTTCCAAAAAGAAGAAGCAAAATGAGAGAGACGAAGAAG ATGAGCCAGAGACAAAGGCTAAACGGCAAAAAGCAAAGGGTTCGGGATTTGTTGCTCCACATCCAATATCAGATGAGTTGATGCATTTCTTTGGTACCGATGAAAATGAACTGTCTCGTGCAGAAGTTGTGAAGAGAATTTGGCAATATATCAGGCAAAATAATCTTCAG GATCCATCCGATAAACGAAGGATTATTTGTGATGATAAGCTAAGAGAGCTATTTAAAGTTGACACGTTTGTTGGTTTTACGGTTACAAAGCTTTTGACAGCTCATTTcatcaaagaagaaaaagaatag